A window from Oscillospiraceae bacterium encodes these proteins:
- a CDS encoding Nif3-like dinuclear metal center hexameric protein, whose protein sequence is MECGRLDSPVEKILVSLDITNEVIEEADKQGCQLIVSHHPLVFSKLSNVTDISYPENAVISLIEKKICAISCHTNLDIAQNGVNDALFEALELEDKSELPIGKIGTSKINDFKEFALFVKKALGCDSVRCVDSNKKVSKVAVIGGAGGSEIENAVINGADTIVTGEIKYNVLIYCQQMGINAIDAGHFHTERVVLPYLTKALKQATGLEIIQSNQQSCYFNI, encoded by the coding sequence ATTGAATGCGGAAGGCTTGACAGCCCCGTTGAAAAAATATTAGTAAGTCTTGATATAACAAATGAGGTTATTGAGGAAGCGGACAAACAAGGCTGTCAGCTTATTGTCAGCCATCACCCTCTTGTATTTTCAAAGCTTTCAAATGTAACCGATATTTCATATCCCGAAAATGCCGTAATCTCTCTTATAGAAAAGAAAATCTGTGCAATTTCCTGTCATACAAATCTTGACATAGCTCAAAACGGTGTAAATGATGCCCTTTTCGAAGCGCTTGAGCTTGAAGATAAATCAGAGCTTCCTATAGGCAAAATCGGGACTTCAAAAATAAATGATTTTAAAGAGTTTGCTCTTTTTGTAAAAAAAGCTTTAGGCTGTGACAGTGTTCGTTGTGTTGACTCAAATAAAAAAGTATCTAAGGTTGCCGTAATAGGCGGTGCAGGCGGTTCAGAGATTGAAAATGCAGTTATCAACGGCGCTGACACCATAGTTACCGGAGAAATAAAATACAATGTTCTTATTTACTGTCAGCAAATGGGTATAAATGCAATAGATGCAGGCCATTTTCATACTGAAAGGGTTGTTCTGCCCTATTTGACAAAGGCTTTAAAGCAAGCAACAGGGCTTGAAATTATACAGAGCAATCAACAAAGCTGTTATTTTAACATCTGA